From Solidesulfovibrio carbinoliphilus subsp. oakridgensis, the proteins below share one genomic window:
- a CDS encoding desulfoferrodoxin has product MAKQLEIYKCEVCGNIVEVLHAGDGDLVCCGQNMKLMTENTSDGAKEKHVPVIEKTDKGYLVKVGSAPHPMEEKHYIEWIELIADGKTYRAFLKPGQAPEATFCVEAASVTAREYCNIHGLWKKD; this is encoded by the coding sequence ATGGCGAAACAGCTGGAAATCTACAAGTGCGAAGTGTGCGGCAATATCGTCGAAGTCCTCCATGCCGGCGACGGCGACCTTGTCTGCTGCGGCCAGAACATGAAGCTCATGACCGAGAACACCAGCGACGGGGCCAAGGAAAAGCACGTCCCCGTGATCGAGAAGACCGACAAGGGCTATCTGGTCAAGGTCGGCTCGGCCCCCCATCCCATGGAAGAGAAGCACTACATCGAGTGGATCGAGCTGATCGCGGACGGCAAAACCTACCGCGCCTTCCTGAAACCCGGCCAGGCTCCTGAAGCGACGTTCTGCGTCGAGGCCGCCTCGGTCACGGCGCGCGAATACTGCAACATCCACGGCTTGTGGAAAAAGGACTAA
- a CDS encoding MTH1187 family thiamine-binding protein: protein MSAILDFSIFPLDKGESLSAYVAKAVRIVRESGLPYVFSPMSTSIEGDWDEVLAVVTRCKEELEKDCRRIHVAMRVDWRDGPSGRLAAKIRSVEDKLASGS from the coding sequence ATGAGCGCCATTCTGGATTTTTCGATCTTCCCGCTGGACAAGGGCGAAAGCCTGTCCGCCTACGTGGCCAAGGCCGTGCGCATCGTCAGGGAAAGCGGCCTGCCCTACGTCTTTTCCCCCATGTCGACCAGCATCGAGGGCGACTGGGACGAGGTGCTGGCCGTGGTCACCCGCTGCAAGGAGGAACTGGAAAAGGACTGCCGCCGCATCCACGTGGCCATGCGCGTGGACTGGCGCGACGGCCCGTCGGGACGGCTTGCTGCCAAAATCCGGTCCGTCGAGGACAAGCTGGCTTCCGGGTCCTAG
- a CDS encoding class I SAM-dependent methyltransferase, translating to MVTDTGPDLTTGAGTIGYRDGSEAYLLRFFEENAVGEYELFPKDAPWAIHYHLTPRRKTLLSWIDFGPGGRILELGAGCGALTAHLATLPHAVTAVEGSPERAAIIRARCRSARNLEIVAANAVGLPYDRSFDVATLVGVLEYAAAFVPGPRPHERLLAEARRYLKDDGCLILAIENRMGHKYLAGLPEDHTGRPYDGINGYPGPGAARTFDRPTLAALLARAGFPTTRWYYPSPDYKTPDAVVAERALATDGFAVLPLLELPTADYGGRFRPAFSERQFLRSALAGGAAGHYMNSFLVLAAARDDAPLLAANEATLAVAANVDSCPPLFQTMTRFTARRSGVAVTRRNLHGLPPAVFASGRQHVKAEESYHLGYVSVLETVLTAVEEGDMGQAAKALVRWMEHTAARARPATPERVRAFAAFCRGRLGQTVYPDHQTDRWLPGNLLDAHPGNVLVHPATGDIRYIDLEWQLACDIPLQLLLDRGVNLVGQKIALLAPAPPLPNAGGLPPALDGVLARHPLCRRADPRSLAVVTQWLFAAVTHGSLDYRLPPAAGRR from the coding sequence ATGGTTACTGACACCGGACCCGACCTGACGACCGGCGCGGGGACCATCGGCTATCGCGATGGTTCGGAAGCCTATCTGCTGCGTTTTTTCGAAGAGAACGCGGTGGGCGAGTACGAGCTTTTCCCCAAGGACGCGCCCTGGGCCATCCATTACCACCTGACCCCGCGCCGCAAGACGCTCCTGTCCTGGATCGATTTCGGGCCGGGCGGCCGCATCCTGGAACTCGGGGCCGGGTGCGGGGCCCTGACCGCCCACCTGGCCACCCTGCCCCATGCGGTCACGGCCGTGGAGGGCTCGCCCGAGCGGGCGGCCATCATCCGGGCCCGCTGCCGGTCGGCCCGAAACCTCGAAATCGTGGCTGCCAACGCCGTGGGCCTGCCCTATGACCGCTCCTTCGACGTGGCGACCCTGGTCGGCGTGCTCGAATACGCCGCCGCTTTCGTTCCCGGCCCGCGCCCCCACGAGCGGCTCCTGGCCGAAGCCCGGCGTTATCTCAAGGACGACGGCTGCCTGATCCTGGCCATCGAGAACCGCATGGGCCACAAATACTTGGCCGGCCTGCCCGAGGACCATACCGGCCGGCCCTATGACGGCATAAACGGCTATCCCGGCCCGGGCGCGGCCCGCACCTTCGACCGGCCGACGCTTGCCGCCCTGCTCGCCCGGGCCGGATTCCCGACCACCCGGTGGTACTACCCGTCGCCGGACTACAAGACCCCGGACGCGGTGGTGGCCGAGCGGGCCCTGGCCACCGACGGCTTTGCCGTGCTGCCGCTCCTGGAGCTGCCGACAGCCGACTACGGCGGCCGCTTCCGGCCGGCCTTCAGCGAACGGCAGTTTTTGCGCTCGGCTCTGGCCGGCGGCGCGGCCGGACACTACATGAACTCGTTTCTGGTCCTGGCCGCGGCCAGGGACGACGCGCCGCTTCTGGCCGCCAACGAGGCCACGCTGGCCGTGGCCGCGAACGTCGACTCCTGCCCGCCGCTCTTCCAGACCATGACCCGCTTCACGGCCCGGAGGAGCGGCGTGGCCGTCACCCGGCGAAACCTGCACGGCCTGCCCCCGGCCGTCTTTGCGTCCGGCCGGCAGCACGTCAAGGCCGAGGAGTCCTACCACCTGGGCTACGTGAGTGTTCTCGAAACCGTCCTCACCGCGGTCGAAGAGGGCGACATGGGCCAGGCCGCCAAGGCGCTTGTCCGTTGGATGGAGCACACGGCCGCCAGGGCCCGTCCGGCCACGCCCGAGCGGGTCCGGGCCTTTGCCGCCTTTTGCCGCGGCCGGCTCGGCCAGACCGTCTACCCGGACCATCAAACGGACCGGTGGCTGCCGGGGAACCTCCTCGACGCCCACCCGGGCAACGTCCTCGTCCATCCCGCCACCGGCGACATCCGCTACATCGACCTGGAATGGCAGCTTGCCTGCGACATTCCCCTGCAATTGCTCCTCGACAGGGGCGTCAATCTGGTCGGGCAAAAAATCGCGCTCCTGGCCCCCGCGCCGCCCCTGCCGAACGCCGGGGGCCTGCCGCCGGCCCTGGACGGGGTCCTGGCCCGCCATCCCCTGTGCCGGCGGGCGGACCCCCGATCCCTGGCCGTGGTCACCCAGTGGCTCTTTGCCGCCGTGACCCACGGCAGCCTGGATTACCGCCTGCCGCCCGCCGCCGGCCGCCGGTGA
- a CDS encoding response regulator, whose protein sequence is MTDSRHVLVVEDSRVQAKIISQHIGQATPFPTIVAHSLAEAMEAMTTKRKGIFVAILDRNLPDDPEGRIVSIAKSLQIPTVVMTATFNEEVRQQLLDDNVVDYFLKSLSEMTAMERLIERLYKNQFVTALVADDSKLFRLHMTSLLKNLNVKALTAEDGREALEVLGQNPDISLVITDYNMPNLDGFALVEEIRATHPKDKLAIIGVSAEGGAQTVKFLKVGANDFLVKPVQVEEFTCRVNQQLDMLEILAGFRECRDKAGY, encoded by the coding sequence ATGACCGACTCCCGCCATGTCCTTGTCGTCGAGGACAGCCGCGTCCAGGCCAAGATCATCAGCCAACACATCGGGCAGGCCACGCCCTTTCCGACCATCGTGGCCCACAGCCTGGCCGAGGCCATGGAAGCCATGACGACCAAGCGGAAAGGGATCTTCGTGGCCATTCTCGACCGCAACCTGCCCGACGACCCGGAAGGGCGCATCGTTTCCATCGCCAAATCCCTGCAAATACCGACCGTGGTCATGACGGCCACCTTCAACGAGGAGGTCCGCCAGCAGCTCCTCGATGACAATGTGGTGGATTATTTCCTGAAAAGCCTGTCGGAGATGACGGCCATGGAGCGGCTGATCGAACGGCTTTACAAGAACCAGTTCGTGACGGCCCTGGTCGCCGACGACTCCAAGCTCTTCCGGCTGCACATGACCTCGCTTTTAAAAAACCTGAACGTCAAGGCGCTGACCGCCGAAGACGGCCGCGAAGCCCTCGAGGTCCTCGGGCAAAACCCGGATATCAGCCTGGTCATCACCGACTACAACATGCCAAACCTCGACGGTTTCGCCCTGGTGGAGGAGATCCGGGCCACCCACCCCAAGGACAAGCTGGCCATCATCGGCGTGTCGGCCGAGGGCGGGGCCCAGACCGTCAAATTCCTCAAGGTCGGGGCCAACGATTTCCTGGTCAAGCCCGTCCAGGTCGAGGAATTCACCTGCCGGGTCAACCAGCAGCTCGACATGCTGGAAATCCTGGCCGGCTTCAGGGAATGCCGGGACAAGGCCGGATACTGA
- a CDS encoding metal-dependent hydrolase yields MPGYKTHMAGAAAVTGVAVAGIYWLGFYRPNFESMVCLGIFSILGGLFPDVDTDSKGRRFFYGAALLVDIFLIYKQQYRYAAILGFCALLPAIGSHRGWTHSWWAAILIPASVLVAPMVLLGLPWQPFVPYYLATVLGYFSHLILDGKF; encoded by the coding sequence ATGCCGGGTTACAAGACGCACATGGCCGGCGCGGCTGCGGTGACGGGGGTGGCGGTGGCCGGGATCTACTGGCTTGGCTTCTACCGCCCGAATTTCGAATCCATGGTCTGCCTCGGGATTTTTTCGATTTTGGGCGGCCTTTTCCCGGATGTGGACACCGACTCCAAAGGGCGCCGCTTTTTTTACGGCGCGGCCCTGCTCGTCGACATCTTCCTCATCTACAAGCAACAGTACCGCTACGCGGCCATCCTCGGCTTTTGCGCCTTGCTGCCGGCCATCGGCTCGCACCGGGGCTGGACGCATTCGTGGTGGGCGGCCATCCTCATTCCGGCCTCGGTCCTGGTCGCGCCCATGGTGCTCCTGGGGCTGCCCTGGCAACCCTTTGTTCCGTATTACCTGGCCACGGTGCTCGGCTACTTTTCCCATCTCATCCTGGACGGCAAGTTCTAG
- a CDS encoding N-acetylmuramoyl-L-alanine amidase, with amino-acid sequence MRAKRGGWLLGLFVLALALALAAGPSAPAWAGCRPERLAIAVDAGHGPRLPGATSATGAPEYDFNFRLARQVVAAVQAAGFPRTVLLDPVGRDLAPTARAKAANAAGAGLLVSIHHDAAQPQFLETWTVAGQTRRFCDRFAGYSVFYSGKNRHAAASLALARLLGREMRRAGFAFTRHHAADIPGERRPLVDDTAGVYRYDGLAVLREAAMPAVLLEAGVIVNRAEEAELAGPDRQRRTAEAVATAVATWCAEQR; translated from the coding sequence TTGCGCGCCAAACGCGGCGGATGGCTCCTCGGACTTTTCGTCCTGGCTCTGGCCTTGGCCCTTGCGGCCGGCCCGTCCGCGCCGGCCTGGGCCGGCTGCCGTCCCGAGCGTCTCGCCATCGCCGTGGACGCCGGGCACGGCCCGAGGCTCCCCGGGGCCACGAGCGCCACGGGCGCGCCTGAATACGACTTCAATTTCCGGCTGGCCCGGCAGGTCGTAGCCGCCGTGCAGGCCGCCGGCTTTCCCCGCACCGTTCTCCTCGACCCGGTCGGCCGGGACCTCGCGCCAACGGCCCGGGCCAAGGCCGCGAACGCGGCCGGGGCCGGGCTCCTCGTCTCCATCCACCACGACGCGGCCCAGCCGCAATTCCTGGAAACCTGGACCGTCGCCGGCCAGACCCGCCGCTTTTGCGACCGGTTCGCCGGCTACTCGGTCTTTTATTCCGGGAAAAACCGGCACGCGGCCGCAAGCCTCGCCCTGGCCCGGCTCCTTGGCCGGGAGATGCGCCGGGCCGGCTTTGCCTTCACCCGCCACCACGCCGCCGACATCCCGGGCGAACGCCGCCCGCTCGTGGACGACACGGCCGGCGTCTACCGCTACGACGGGCTGGCCGTGCTGCGCGAAGCCGCCATGCCGGCCGTGCTGCTGGAAGCCGGCGTCATCGTCAACCGGGCGGAAGAGGCCGAGCTGGCCGGCCCGGACCGGCAGCGGCGCACCGCCGAAGCCGTGGCGACGGCCGTCGCGACTTGGTGCGCCGAGCAACGTTGA
- a CDS encoding pyridoxal phosphate-dependent aminotransferase: MTSVRHVFSQRAHNIKISATKLMPMIASGMGDCASLGQGVPSFPTPPHVVEAVCRALRDSPAVGKYSLQPGMPELRWAVADRLAAEKGIAANPETEVAITVGGMEALLCAVLCLCERDDEVIVPEPFYPSHVEQVLLAEARPVFAPLRRGDWGLDPDAVAAAITPRTKAIIVNSPHNPTGSVFAEEDLRAVAEIALRHGLYVICDDTYDALAYDGPAFSLSSLASLRERLVAVGSFSKRYALTGWRVGFAYAPEPIMAQMLKVHDCTAICAPTPSQIAALASLTGPQTVYQEFVDTLAARRERICQRLDAMAPAIAYNRPGGAFYVMARYDLPGAPMDVATRLIREAHVITIPGDSFGPGGAASLRLSFGGDDAELDTACDRLAAWFAAERRKR; encoded by the coding sequence GTGACAAGCGTCCGCCACGTCTTCAGCCAACGTGCCCACAATATCAAGATTTCCGCCACCAAGCTCATGCCCATGATCGCAAGCGGCATGGGCGACTGCGCCTCCCTCGGCCAGGGCGTGCCCTCCTTTCCCACCCCGCCCCATGTGGTCGAGGCCGTGTGCCGGGCACTGCGGGACTCCCCGGCCGTGGGCAAGTATTCGCTCCAGCCCGGCATGCCCGAACTCCGCTGGGCCGTGGCCGACCGGCTGGCCGCCGAAAAGGGCATCGCCGCCAATCCCGAGACCGAGGTGGCCATCACCGTCGGCGGCATGGAGGCGCTTTTGTGCGCCGTCCTTTGCCTGTGCGAGCGCGACGACGAGGTAATCGTGCCCGAGCCCTTCTACCCCTCCCATGTGGAGCAGGTACTCCTGGCCGAGGCGAGGCCCGTCTTCGCCCCCCTGCGCCGGGGCGACTGGGGCCTCGATCCGGATGCCGTGGCCGCGGCCATCACCCCGCGCACCAAGGCCATCATCGTCAATTCCCCGCACAACCCCACGGGTTCGGTCTTTGCCGAGGAGGACCTGCGGGCCGTGGCCGAAATCGCCCTGCGCCACGGGCTCTACGTCATCTGCGACGACACCTACGACGCCCTGGCCTACGACGGACCGGCCTTTTCCCTGTCGAGCCTGGCCAGCCTGCGGGAGCGGCTCGTGGCTGTCGGCAGCTTTTCCAAGCGCTACGCCCTGACCGGCTGGCGGGTGGGCTTTGCCTACGCCCCGGAACCGATCATGGCGCAGATGCTCAAGGTCCACGACTGCACGGCCATCTGCGCCCCGACCCCGTCCCAGATCGCGGCCCTGGCCTCCCTGACCGGACCCCAGACCGTGTACCAGGAATTCGTCGACACCCTCGCCGCCCGCCGGGAACGGATCTGCCAACGCCTGGACGCCATGGCCCCGGCCATCGCCTACAACCGTCCGGGCGGGGCGTTTTACGTCATGGCCCGCTACGACCTGCCGGGCGCGCCCATGGACGTGGCCACCCGGCTGATCCGCGAAGCCCACGTCATCACCATCCCCGGCGACAGCTTCGGCCCGGGCGGGGCGGCAAGCCTCCGCCTCTCCTTTGGCGGCGACGACGCCGAACTCGACACCGCCTGCGACCGCCTGGCCGCCTGGTTCGCCGCCGAGCGCCGGAAGCGGTAA
- the pbpC gene encoding penicillin-binding protein 1C, with protein sequence MAAALAVLGLAACLGLLWATARPPFPLSALSPAPSTVVAARNGLPLRLFLAPDQSWRFPVRLGTVSPLLPRLVVAAEDKRFFRHPGVDPLALGRAAVANLLSGRVVSGGSTLTMQLARLARPRPRTFAAKVEEALAALALERHLSKEAILERYLSMAPYGGNIVGVGAASTFYFGKTPDRLSLAEAALLTVLPRSPLRLDPVRHPTAAKAARDRLLAALARRGVVTAEAAAEASRAPLPTALADPPFVAPQFCQLARELAGPAPRIDTTLDPSAQKAVTDILRGRKAWLAGQGIGAVAAVVLDASSREVLAMVGSTDYFGDTRFGQINGATIRRSPGSALKPFLYAMALDKGLVFPQSLLLDIPTGFAGYSPKNYDGHFRGRVTMEQALVTSLNVPAVRLLNDVGPASFLDLLRRGGITTLDRPAGHYGLSLVLGGGEVTLLSLAGLYADLAGGGEHRPPRLLAGRDGPGTRLFSAEACALVTETLAKVERPDLPSSWERALAVPAVAWKTGTSYGHRDAWALGYSADRVIGVWVGNMDGAPVKGISGAVHVGPILFELFRAVEAHGSRLATAQGLNLREIEVCADSRQLPGPDCPRHVTAKIIPGVTRLGPCPVHRRLLVDAATGRTLSGDCLETREAKPVVVARYPAELVSWWRASGIPFEEPPEPEPGCGAPAGEGPRIVSPSSATPYVFRRDAPAEFQRIALLADVPAGSRRLSWYVDGELAAQGLPGERLFWQPSPGAHRLVVADDQGRADAVTVRVE encoded by the coding sequence TTGGCGGCGGCGCTGGCCGTCCTTGGTCTGGCGGCCTGCCTCGGGCTCCTCTGGGCCACGGCCCGGCCGCCCTTTCCCCTGTCCGCCCTGTCCCCGGCCCCGTCCACGGTGGTCGCGGCCCGAAACGGCCTGCCGTTGCGCCTTTTTCTGGCCCCGGACCAGTCCTGGCGCTTTCCGGTGCGCCTCGGCACCGTCTCGCCCCTTTTGCCGCGCCTGGTCGTCGCGGCCGAGGACAAGCGTTTTTTCCGCCACCCCGGGGTCGATCCCCTGGCCCTTGGCCGGGCCGCCGTCGCAAACCTCCTGTCCGGCCGGGTCGTCTCCGGCGGCTCCACCCTGACCATGCAGCTGGCCCGCCTCGCCCGACCGCGTCCCCGGACGTTTGCCGCCAAGGTCGAAGAGGCGCTGGCCGCCCTGGCCCTGGAACGGCATCTCTCCAAGGAGGCCATCCTCGAACGCTACCTCTCCATGGCTCCCTACGGCGGCAACATCGTGGGCGTGGGCGCGGCCAGCACCTTTTATTTCGGCAAGACCCCGGACCGGCTGTCCCTGGCCGAGGCCGCGTTACTCACCGTCCTGCCCCGCTCCCCCCTGCGCCTGGACCCCGTCCGCCACCCCACGGCGGCCAAGGCCGCCCGGGACAGGCTCCTGGCCGCCCTGGCCCGCCGGGGCGTGGTGACGGCCGAGGCCGCGGCCGAGGCTTCCCGGGCTCCCTTGCCGACGGCCCTGGCCGATCCGCCGTTTGTGGCCCCGCAGTTCTGCCAACTGGCCCGGGAACTGGCCGGGCCGGCCCCCCGGATCGACACCACGCTTGACCCCTCGGCCCAGAAGGCGGTCACGGACATCCTGCGCGGCCGCAAGGCTTGGCTGGCCGGGCAGGGCATCGGCGCCGTGGCCGCCGTGGTCCTCGACGCCTCCTCCCGCGAGGTCCTGGCCATGGTCGGGTCCACGGACTATTTCGGCGACACCCGCTTCGGCCAGATCAACGGCGCCACCATCCGCCGGTCGCCCGGCTCGGCCCTCAAACCCTTTCTCTACGCCATGGCCCTGGACAAGGGGCTGGTCTTTCCCCAGAGCCTGCTCCTCGACATCCCCACCGGCTTCGCCGGCTACAGCCCCAAGAACTACGACGGCCACTTCCGGGGCCGGGTGACCATGGAGCAGGCGCTCGTCACCTCGCTCAACGTCCCGGCGGTGCGGCTCTTAAACGACGTGGGCCCGGCCTCCTTCCTCGACCTCCTGCGCCGGGGGGGAATCACCACCCTCGACCGGCCGGCCGGGCACTACGGCCTGTCCCTGGTCCTTGGCGGCGGCGAGGTGACGCTTCTCTCCCTGGCCGGCCTCTACGCCGACCTGGCCGGCGGCGGCGAACACCGGCCGCCCCGGCTCCTGGCCGGCCGGGACGGCCCGGGGACGCGCCTTTTCTCGGCCGAGGCCTGCGCGCTCGTCACCGAGACGCTTGCCAAGGTGGAGCGGCCGGATCTCCCCTCCTCGTGGGAGCGGGCCCTGGCCGTGCCGGCCGTGGCCTGGAAGACCGGCACCTCCTACGGCCACCGCGACGCCTGGGCCCTGGGCTACAGCGCCGACCGGGTCATCGGCGTCTGGGTCGGCAACATGGACGGCGCGCCGGTCAAGGGCATCTCCGGCGCGGTCCACGTCGGACCGATCCTCTTCGAGCTTTTCCGGGCCGTGGAGGCCCACGGCTCCAGGCTCGCCACGGCGCAGGGCCTCAACCTCCGCGAGATCGAGGTCTGCGCCGACAGCCGCCAGCTGCCCGGCCCCGACTGCCCGCGCCACGTCACGGCCAAAATCATCCCCGGCGTGACCAGGCTCGGCCCCTGCCCGGTCCACCGCCGGCTCCTGGTCGATGCGGCCACCGGCCGGACGCTTTCCGGGGACTGCCTGGAGACCCGGGAGGCCAAACCCGTGGTCGTGGCCCGGTATCCGGCCGAGCTGGTGTCCTGGTGGCGGGCGTCGGGCATCCCCTTCGAAGAGCCGCCCGAGCCCGAGCCGGGGTGCGGGGCCCCGGCGGGCGAGGGGCCGCGCATCGTGTCGCCGAGTTCGGCCACGCCCTACGTCTTTCGCCGCGACGCGCCGGCCGAATTCCAGCGCATCGCGCTTTTGGCCGACGTTCCGGCTGGCAGCAGGCGGCTTTCCTGGTATGTGGACGGGGAGCTGGCCGCCCAGGGGCTCCCCGGGGAGCGGCTCTTCTGGCAACCAAGCCCGGGCGCGCACCGGCTGGTCGTGGCTGACGACCAGGGTCGGGCCGACGCCGTGACCGTGCGCGTGGAATAA
- a CDS encoding glutaredoxin family protein, whose translation MSAKHTLSALTLALAAALVLAAAPLRAAGPTVELFVTSWCPYCSKAKAYFQAKGIAYTAYDIEKDPAAAKRFQQYGQRGVPLVVIGTTAIPGYSVAEYDKALAAAQTAPAHSKTVTAP comes from the coding sequence ATGTCCGCCAAACACACCCTGTCCGCCCTGACCCTGGCCCTTGCGGCCGCCCTGGTCCTGGCCGCCGCCCCGCTGCGCGCCGCAGGCCCCACGGTCGAGCTGTTCGTCACCAGCTGGTGCCCCTACTGCTCCAAGGCCAAGGCCTATTTCCAGGCCAAGGGCATCGCCTACACCGCCTACGACATCGAGAAGGACCCGGCCGCGGCCAAGCGGTTCCAGCAATACGGCCAGCGCGGCGTGCCCCTGGTCGTCATCGGCACCACCGCCATTCCCGGCTACTCCGTGGCCGAATACGACAAGGCGCTGGCCGCCGCCCAGACGGCCCCGGCCCATTCGAAGACCGTCACCGCGCCCTAG
- a CDS encoding ferritin: protein MLSKTMEKAINDQVHWELYSAYLYVSMATYFEDKGLMGFANWMHVQDQEEKFHAQKFYNYIVERGGRVILQAIEAPPHDWASPLAVFEEALSHEQGVTARIYKLMDLALEEKDHGTASFLKWFIDEQVEEEASVADVISKLKLVDQTPGGAFMLDKDLAARVFVPPTTGA from the coding sequence GTGCTCTCGAAGACCATGGAAAAGGCCATCAACGACCAGGTGCACTGGGAACTCTATTCCGCCTACCTGTACGTGTCCATGGCCACCTATTTCGAGGACAAGGGACTGATGGGATTCGCCAACTGGATGCATGTCCAGGACCAGGAGGAGAAATTCCACGCCCAGAAGTTCTATAACTACATCGTCGAGCGGGGAGGCCGGGTCATTCTCCAGGCCATCGAGGCTCCGCCCCACGACTGGGCCTCGCCGCTGGCCGTGTTCGAAGAGGCGCTTTCCCACGAACAAGGCGTCACGGCCCGCATCTATAAGCTGATGGACCTGGCCTTGGAAGAAAAAGACCACGGCACGGCTTCGTTCCTCAAGTGGTTCATCGACGAGCAGGTGGAGGAGGAGGCGAGCGTGGCCGACGTCATCTCCAAGCTCAAGCTCGTGGACCAGACCCCGGGCGGGGCGTTCATGCTCGACAAGGACCTGGCCGCCCGGGTCTTCGTCCCGCCGACCACGGGGGCCTAG
- a CDS encoding chemotaxis protein, whose translation MSNTNILLESGTNELEIVEFYLEEPTPSGKNYVGYYGVNVAKVLEIIRLPRVTEMPQTPHPCVLGTFNLRDKVVPLVDLALWLGKDKGANDSDKVVVTEFNRVVSAFRVSGVTRIHRLSWEQIEPPSIQVQIYSANSVTGVVQLDKRVVFILDMEKIVAELNPGLALKELDAEVFVERRKTLPDKDMVFKALIADDSTTIRRMIGSSLEKAGFEVTRTINGRIAWDQLMEWKAAAAAGEQPITDFVHILVSDIEMPAMDGHSLTRKVKEDPVLKKLPVILFSSLITDSLRHKGEAVGADDQISKPEMLQLAERARALAWERLATEA comes from the coding sequence ATGAGCAATACGAACATCCTCCTTGAATCCGGCACCAACGAACTCGAGATCGTGGAATTCTACCTGGAGGAGCCCACGCCCTCCGGGAAGAACTACGTGGGCTACTACGGCGTCAACGTGGCCAAGGTCCTGGAGATCATCCGCCTGCCCAGGGTGACGGAGATGCCGCAGACGCCGCACCCCTGCGTCCTTGGCACCTTCAACCTGCGCGACAAGGTGGTGCCGCTGGTCGATCTGGCCTTGTGGCTCGGCAAGGACAAGGGGGCCAACGACTCGGACAAGGTGGTGGTCACGGAATTCAACCGGGTGGTCAGCGCTTTCCGGGTATCCGGCGTCACGCGCATCCACCGCCTGAGCTGGGAGCAGATCGAGCCGCCGAGCATCCAGGTCCAGATCTATTCCGCCAATTCCGTCACCGGCGTGGTCCAGCTCGACAAGCGGGTGGTCTTCATCCTCGACATGGAAAAGATCGTGGCCGAACTGAATCCCGGCCTGGCCCTCAAGGAGCTCGACGCGGAGGTCTTTGTCGAGCGCCGCAAGACGCTTCCGGACAAGGACATGGTTTTCAAGGCGCTCATTGCCGACGATTCCACCACCATCCGCCGGATGATCGGCTCGTCGCTCGAGAAGGCCGGCTTCGAGGTGACCCGGACCATCAACGGCCGCATCGCCTGGGACCAGCTCATGGAATGGAAGGCGGCGGCCGCCGCCGGGGAACAGCCCATCACGGATTTCGTGCACATCCTGGTGTCCGACATCGAGATGCCGGCCATGGACGGGCACAGCCTGACCCGCAAGGTCAAGGAGGACCCGGTCCTCAAAAAGCTGCCGGTGATCCTTTTCTCGTCGCTCATCACCGACAGCCTGCGCCACAAGGGCGAGGCCGTGGGCGCGGATGACCAGATTTCCAAGCCCGAGATGCTGCAGCTGGCCGAACGGGCCCGGGCCCTGGCCTGGGAACGGCTGGCCACCGAGGCCTAG
- a CDS encoding FlgO family outer membrane protein produces the protein MNPSVLRCLPLTFLVAFAPLLMGALCGSGTPPPPPQYPDVAMAMAADLDRQLGPRLGMGSPGNSRGLYWVVVTTPAELSALDRASPLARLFGQELSSALVAMGYNVQEIRKASDIIFSRGQGEFTLTRDTRALAASRATATLVVAGTYIVTPGGVRFNIEVMDARNNNIVAMTSRTLPMDATVGALAGGGAAYVSPTVATTDPATFAREMMPYSMARHW, from the coding sequence ATGAATCCCTCTGTCCTTCGCTGCCTGCCGCTGACGTTCCTGGTGGCCTTTGCGCCGCTTCTGATGGGCGCGCTGTGCGGTTCCGGCACCCCGCCCCCGCCGCCCCAGTACCCGGACGTGGCCATGGCCATGGCCGCCGACCTCGACCGCCAGCTCGGCCCGCGCCTCGGCATGGGCTCCCCGGGCAACAGCCGGGGGCTTTACTGGGTGGTGGTCACCACCCCGGCGGAACTCTCCGCCCTGGACCGGGCCTCGCCCCTGGCCCGGCTCTTCGGCCAGGAGTTGTCCTCCGCCCTGGTGGCCATGGGCTACAACGTCCAGGAGATACGCAAGGCCAGCGACATCATTTTCAGCCGCGGCCAGGGCGAATTCACGCTCACCCGCGACACCCGGGCCCTGGCCGCCTCCCGGGCCACGGCCACCCTTGTCGTGGCCGGCACCTACATCGTCACCCCGGGCGGCGTCCGGTTCAACATCGAGGTGATGGACGCCCGAAACAACAACATCGTGGCCATGACGAGCCGCACCCTGCCCATGGACGCCACCGTCGGAGCGCTGGCCGGCGGCGGAGCGGCCTACGTCTCCCCCACCGTGGCCACCACCGATCCCGCGACGTTTGCCCGCGAAATGATGCCCTACTCCATGGCCCGCCACTGGTAG